A stretch of Deinococcota bacterium DNA encodes these proteins:
- the nuoI gene encoding NADH-quinone oxidoreductase subunit NuoI, with amino-acid sequence MSVLDIAKGMGVTLSHLFKKPVTVSYPEQKADIKARFRGRHHLLRHPNGLEKCIGCSLCAAACPAYAIYVEAAENDPENPTAPGERYAKIYEINMLRCIFCGFCEEACPTGAVVLGHEFELSDFKYDDFTYGKEDMLVGVKGGKWQRREAEKKGTEVRVGFTSGPRPELEGVDY; translated from the coding sequence ATGAGTGTTTTAGATATCGCTAAAGGGATGGGGGTGACGCTCTCGCACCTGTTCAAGAAACCCGTAACGGTCTCGTATCCAGAGCAAAAAGCGGACATCAAGGCGCGTTTTCGCGGGCGGCATCACCTCTTGCGGCATCCGAACGGACTTGAAAAGTGCATCGGCTGCTCGCTCTGCGCGGCGGCCTGCCCGGCCTACGCCATCTACGTCGAGGCGGCCGAAAACGACCCTGAAAACCCGACCGCGCCCGGCGAGCGCTACGCCAAGATCTACGAGATCAACATGCTGCGCTGCATCTTCTGCGGCTTCTGCGAGGAGGCCTGCCCGACGGGTGCGGTGGTCTTGGGCCACGAGTTCGAGCTCTCCGACTTCAAGTACGACGACTTCACCTACGGCAAGGAGGACATGCTGGTCGGCGTCAAGGGCGGCAAGTGGCAACGCCGCGAGGCCGAAAAGAAGGGCACGGAGGTCCGGGTGGGCTTCACGTCGGGGCCGCGGCCCGAGCTCGAGGGCGTGGATTACTGA